Proteins from one Impatiens glandulifera chromosome 2, dImpGla2.1, whole genome shotgun sequence genomic window:
- the LOC124923989 gene encoding tRNase Z TRZ2, chloroplastic: MQVSVTITASKLSSPHPFHQLTAPYISVKQHSSLQNPINKLSSSSGSRHVEPLQAVKSTGILTAIGHAIEEEEYRKARADVHRKKIEAEDYSIEGISIGGHETCVIIPELKSAFDIGRCPARAVQQNFLFITHAHLDHIGGLPMYVATRGLFNLKPPTVFVPSCIKDDVEKLLDVHRTMSQVELNIDLVALDIGETYELRNNLVARPFKTHHVIPSQGYVIYSVRNKLKKQYTHLNGKQIEKLKKSGVQITDTILCPEVAFTGDTTSDFLLDPRSADALRAKVLITEATFLDEEMSIEHAREHGHTHLFEIMKNAQWIRNKTILLTHFSPRYSIEDIRGAVSKLQSKLPSSKVIALTEGFKSMYSS, translated from the exons ATGCAAGTATCCGTGACGATTACAGCCTCAAAACTGTCATCTCCGCACCCATTTCATCAACTCACAGCACCATACATATCTGTAAAGCAACATTCTTCCCTTCAGAATCCAATCAACAAGCTTTCGTCGTCCTCGGGAAGTAGGCATGTGGAGCCTCTCCAAGCAGTCAAAAGTACTGGAATCCTAACCGCAATTGGACATGCCATCGAAGAAGAAGAGTATAGGAAAGCTAGGGCCGATGTTCACCGCAAAAAAATTGAGGCAGAGGACTATTCCATCGAGGGTATTTCAATCGGCGGCCACGAGACTTGCGTCATTATCCCAGAATTGAAGTCGGCTTTCGATATCGGAAGGTGCCCCGCCAGAGCTGTTCAACAGAATTTCCTCTTCATTACTCATGCCCATCTAGATCATATT GGTGGGTTACCAATGTACGTAGCAACTCGTGGTTTGTTCAATTTGAAGCCTCCTACAGTATTCGTGCCTTCATGCATAAAAGATGATGTTGAGAAATTGCTTGATGTTCATAGGACAATGAGTCAGGTGGAGTTAAACATTGATTTAGTTGCACTCGATATAG GGGAAACATATGAATTGCGGAATAACCTAGTTGCCAGACCTTTCAAAACCCATCATGTCATACCTAGCCAG GGTTACGTTATTTATTCAGTACGAAATAAGCTGAAGAAACAATACACGCATCTAAATGGTAAACAAATTGAGAAGTTGAAGAAATCTGGCGTCCAG ATCACAGATACAATATTATGTCCCGAGGTTGCTTTCACAGGCGATACAACTTCGGATTTCCTTCTTGATCCTCGCAGTGCAGATGCCTTGAGGGCAAAAGTTCTTATAACCGAG GCAACATTTCTGGATGAAGAAATGAGCATTGAGCATGCAAGGGAACATGGCCATACTCATTTGTTCGAG ATCATGAAGAATGCTCAATGGATCAGGAATAAAACGATTCTCTTGACTCATTTCTCTCCTCGTTACAGTATCGAG GACATTCGCGGGGCAGTATCAAAGTTGCAGTCTAAGCTACCATCGTCCAAAGTGATTGCTTTGACAGAAGGATTCAAGTCGATGTATTCTTCTTAG
- the LOC124923988 gene encoding uncharacterized protein LOC124923988 isoform X3 yields MNIPGTMEKYEETSNITITWRGTKFVVEMNSGVTLRELGLELQKLTEVKGDTMRLIVPQLSTKSSKMFLPFSKEHCNLSLEEASILKGKSVKMMGVPEHEVDEILQSAKESLRIAGFEEEEKRLRQRMLNRPTGPIKLPQGPYIFCDFRTLHIPGLELNPPPSEALKRMHMLAADPGIVAIMNKHHWRVGIMTEMAPEGYVGVSPMCILGFNKNQGEEISLRLRTDDLKGFRKYESIKKTLLHELTHMVHSDHDNKFLALQSQLNHEASTLDWTKSKSHSLSKVSHSIYEEENFMDVQEHNPTGHILGGNSLRQLTDARATSVAAAFGRLATTSLSNLKEEDPEPDATIWKENIDELDDGANDDSDDITIEAMCSEREPDLDDPIVEEETRDSEPEVETRDLEPVDLPNDSSLTPMEELNPDNDEELQRIQDPVTIFCTRLQMAINMLKSEVSSSELATVQQTLFKIIRNVIEHPNDTKFKRIRKVYFLLYQFKD; encoded by the exons ATGAACATTCCAGGTACTATGGAGAAATACGAAGAGACTAGCAACATTACAATTACATGGAGGGGGACTAAGTTTGTTGTTGAAATGAATTCTGGTGTTACACTAAGAGAGTTGGGTCTGGAATTGCAAAAGTTGACAGAGGTCAAAGGAGATACAATGCGTCTAATTGTACCACAATTGTCCACCAAGAGTTCAAAGATGTTTTTACCTTTCTCTAAGGAACATTGCAACCTATCACTAGAAGAGGCATCCATTTTGAAG GGTAAATCAgtgaagatgatgggagtgccTGAGCATGAGGTGGATGAAATTCTTCAAAGTGCAAAAGAAAGTCTGAGAATAGCTGGGTTTGAGGAAGAGGAAAAGAGACTAAGGCAGAGAATGTTGAATAGGCCAACTGGGCCAATCAAACTTCCACAAGGACCTTACATCTTTTGTGACTTTCGTACACTTCATATTCCAGGGTTagag TTGAACCCTCCTCCATCTGAGGCGCTAAAAAGAATGCATATGCTTGCTGCAGATCCTGGAATAGTGGCTATAATGAACAAG CATCATTGGCGTGTTGGGATCATGACGGAGATGGCTCCAGAAGGTTACGTTGGTGTTAGCCCTATGTGCATTCTGGGATTCAACAAG AATCAAGGTGAGGAGATATCTTTGCGCCTTCGAACCGATGATCTGAAAGGTTTCAGGAAATATGAGAGCATCAAGAAAACACTATTACATGAACTT ACTCATATGGTGCACTCTGATCATGACAATAAATTCTTAGCTTTACAAAGTCAG CTTAACCATGAAGCTTCTACATTGGACTGGACAAAATCAAAAAGCCACTCGTTAAGCAAAGTAAGTCACTCAATTTACGAGGAGgagaattttatggatgtgcAAGAGCACAACCCAACTGGACATATACTTGGTGGAAATTCTTTACGCCAGCTCACTGATGCTCGTGCAACTTCAGTGGCTGCTGCTTTTGGGCGGTTGGCCACCACCTCCTTGTCAAATTTGAAGGAAGAAGACCCAGAGCCTGATGCTACTATCTGGAAAGAAAAC ATTGATGAGTTAGATGATGGAGCCAATGATGATTCTGATGATATTACAATTGAAGCTATGTGCTCTGAGCGTGAACCTGATCTCGATGATCCAATTGTAGAGGAGGAAACTAGGGATTCGGAGCCAGAGGTGGAAACTAGGGATTTAGAGCCAGTTGATCTACCTAATGATTCTTCTTTGACACCAATGGAGGAACTGAATCCGGATAATGATGAAGAATTACAGAGAATTCAAGATCCTGTTACTATTTTTTGTACTCGTCTTCAAATGGCCATTAATATGCTCAAATCCGAAGTCAGTTCCTCAGAATTGGCTACTGTCCAGCAAACTCTGTTCAAGATAATCAG gaATGTGATTGAACACCCAAATGATACAAAGTTCAAACGGATACGGAAggtatattttcttctttaccAATTTAAAGATTAA
- the LOC124923988 gene encoding uncharacterized protein LOC124923988 isoform X2, which translates to MEKYEETSNITITWRGTKFVVEMNSGVTLRELGLELQKLTEVKGDTMRLIVPQLSTKSSKMFLPFSKEHCNLSLEEASILKGKSVKMMGVPEHEVDEILQSAKESLRIAGFEEEEKRLRQRMLNRPTGPIKLPQGPYIFCDFRTLHIPGLELNPPPSEALKRMHMLAADPGIVAIMNKHHWRVGIMTEMAPEGYVGVSPMCILGFNKNQGEEISLRLRTDDLKGFRKYESIKKTLLHELTHMVHSDHDNKFLALQSQLNHEASTLDWTKSKSHSLSKVSHSIYEEENFMDVQEHNPTGHILGGNSLRQLTDARATSVAAAFGRLATTSLSNLKEEDPEPDATIWKENIDELDDATIWKENIDELDDGANDDSDDITIEAMCSEREPDLDDPIVEEETRDSEPEVETRDLEPVDLPNDSSLTPMEELNPDNDEELQRIQDPVTIFCTRLQMAINMLKSEVSSSELATVQQTLFKIIRNVIEHPNDTKFKRIRKVYFLLYQFKD; encoded by the exons ATGGAGAAATACGAAGAGACTAGCAACATTACAATTACATGGAGGGGGACTAAGTTTGTTGTTGAAATGAATTCTGGTGTTACACTAAGAGAGTTGGGTCTGGAATTGCAAAAGTTGACAGAGGTCAAAGGAGATACAATGCGTCTAATTGTACCACAATTGTCCACCAAGAGTTCAAAGATGTTTTTACCTTTCTCTAAGGAACATTGCAACCTATCACTAGAAGAGGCATCCATTTTGAAG GGTAAATCAgtgaagatgatgggagtgccTGAGCATGAGGTGGATGAAATTCTTCAAAGTGCAAAAGAAAGTCTGAGAATAGCTGGGTTTGAGGAAGAGGAAAAGAGACTAAGGCAGAGAATGTTGAATAGGCCAACTGGGCCAATCAAACTTCCACAAGGACCTTACATCTTTTGTGACTTTCGTACACTTCATATTCCAGGGTTagag TTGAACCCTCCTCCATCTGAGGCGCTAAAAAGAATGCATATGCTTGCTGCAGATCCTGGAATAGTGGCTATAATGAACAAG CATCATTGGCGTGTTGGGATCATGACGGAGATGGCTCCAGAAGGTTACGTTGGTGTTAGCCCTATGTGCATTCTGGGATTCAACAAG AATCAAGGTGAGGAGATATCTTTGCGCCTTCGAACCGATGATCTGAAAGGTTTCAGGAAATATGAGAGCATCAAGAAAACACTATTACATGAACTT ACTCATATGGTGCACTCTGATCATGACAATAAATTCTTAGCTTTACAAAGTCAG CTTAACCATGAAGCTTCTACATTGGACTGGACAAAATCAAAAAGCCACTCGTTAAGCAAAGTAAGTCACTCAATTTACGAGGAGgagaattttatggatgtgcAAGAGCACAACCCAACTGGACATATACTTGGTGGAAATTCTTTACGCCAGCTCACTGATGCTCGTGCAACTTCAGTGGCTGCTGCTTTTGGGCGGTTGGCCACCACCTCCTTGTCAAATTTGAAGGAAGAAGACCCAGAGCCTGATGCTACTATCTGGAAAGAAAACATTGATGAGTTAGATGATGCTACTATCTGGAAAGAAAACATTGATGAGTTAGATGATGGAGCCAATGATGATTCTGATGATATTACAATTGAAGCTATGTGCTCTGAGCGTGAACCTGATCTCGATGATCCAATTGTAGAGGAGGAAACTAGGGATTCGGAGCCAGAGGTGGAAACTAGGGATTTAGAGCCAGTTGATCTACCTAATGATTCTTCTTTGACACCAATGGAGGAACTGAATCCGGATAATGATGAAGAATTACAGAGAATTCAAGATCCTGTTACTATTTTTTGTACTCGTCTTCAAATGGCCATTAATATGCTCAAATCCGAAGTCAGTTCCTCAGAATTGGCTACTGTCCAGCAAACTCTGTTCAAGATAATCAG gaATGTGATTGAACACCCAAATGATACAAAGTTCAAACGGATACGGAAggtatattttcttctttaccAATTTAAAGATTAA
- the LOC124923988 gene encoding uncharacterized protein LOC124923988 isoform X1: MNIPGTMEKYEETSNITITWRGTKFVVEMNSGVTLRELGLELQKLTEVKGDTMRLIVPQLSTKSSKMFLPFSKEHCNLSLEEASILKGKSVKMMGVPEHEVDEILQSAKESLRIAGFEEEEKRLRQRMLNRPTGPIKLPQGPYIFCDFRTLHIPGLELNPPPSEALKRMHMLAADPGIVAIMNKHHWRVGIMTEMAPEGYVGVSPMCILGFNKNQGEEISLRLRTDDLKGFRKYESIKKTLLHELTHMVHSDHDNKFLALQSQLNHEASTLDWTKSKSHSLSKVSHSIYEEENFMDVQEHNPTGHILGGNSLRQLTDARATSVAAAFGRLATTSLSNLKEEDPEPDATIWKENIDELDDATIWKENIDELDDGANDDSDDITIEAMCSEREPDLDDPIVEEETRDSEPEVETRDLEPVDLPNDSSLTPMEELNPDNDEELQRIQDPVTIFCTRLQMAINMLKSEVSSSELATVQQTLFKIIRNVIEHPNDTKFKRIRKVYFLLYQFKD, from the exons ATGAACATTCCAGGTACTATGGAGAAATACGAAGAGACTAGCAACATTACAATTACATGGAGGGGGACTAAGTTTGTTGTTGAAATGAATTCTGGTGTTACACTAAGAGAGTTGGGTCTGGAATTGCAAAAGTTGACAGAGGTCAAAGGAGATACAATGCGTCTAATTGTACCACAATTGTCCACCAAGAGTTCAAAGATGTTTTTACCTTTCTCTAAGGAACATTGCAACCTATCACTAGAAGAGGCATCCATTTTGAAG GGTAAATCAgtgaagatgatgggagtgccTGAGCATGAGGTGGATGAAATTCTTCAAAGTGCAAAAGAAAGTCTGAGAATAGCTGGGTTTGAGGAAGAGGAAAAGAGACTAAGGCAGAGAATGTTGAATAGGCCAACTGGGCCAATCAAACTTCCACAAGGACCTTACATCTTTTGTGACTTTCGTACACTTCATATTCCAGGGTTagag TTGAACCCTCCTCCATCTGAGGCGCTAAAAAGAATGCATATGCTTGCTGCAGATCCTGGAATAGTGGCTATAATGAACAAG CATCATTGGCGTGTTGGGATCATGACGGAGATGGCTCCAGAAGGTTACGTTGGTGTTAGCCCTATGTGCATTCTGGGATTCAACAAG AATCAAGGTGAGGAGATATCTTTGCGCCTTCGAACCGATGATCTGAAAGGTTTCAGGAAATATGAGAGCATCAAGAAAACACTATTACATGAACTT ACTCATATGGTGCACTCTGATCATGACAATAAATTCTTAGCTTTACAAAGTCAG CTTAACCATGAAGCTTCTACATTGGACTGGACAAAATCAAAAAGCCACTCGTTAAGCAAAGTAAGTCACTCAATTTACGAGGAGgagaattttatggatgtgcAAGAGCACAACCCAACTGGACATATACTTGGTGGAAATTCTTTACGCCAGCTCACTGATGCTCGTGCAACTTCAGTGGCTGCTGCTTTTGGGCGGTTGGCCACCACCTCCTTGTCAAATTTGAAGGAAGAAGACCCAGAGCCTGATGCTACTATCTGGAAAGAAAACATTGATGAGTTAGATGATGCTACTATCTGGAAAGAAAACATTGATGAGTTAGATGATGGAGCCAATGATGATTCTGATGATATTACAATTGAAGCTATGTGCTCTGAGCGTGAACCTGATCTCGATGATCCAATTGTAGAGGAGGAAACTAGGGATTCGGAGCCAGAGGTGGAAACTAGGGATTTAGAGCCAGTTGATCTACCTAATGATTCTTCTTTGACACCAATGGAGGAACTGAATCCGGATAATGATGAAGAATTACAGAGAATTCAAGATCCTGTTACTATTTTTTGTACTCGTCTTCAAATGGCCATTAATATGCTCAAATCCGAAGTCAGTTCCTCAGAATTGGCTACTGTCCAGCAAACTCTGTTCAAGATAATCAG gaATGTGATTGAACACCCAAATGATACAAAGTTCAAACGGATACGGAAggtatattttcttctttaccAATTTAAAGATTAA